The proteins below are encoded in one region of bacterium:
- a CDS encoding SGNH/GDSL hydrolase family protein → MMLKKTVLACVSIVVCLLLGELAVRLLHLAPGINRIRVDMAHGSFESSTNSVLRYVPSPGSSGISSYGIRDREYPRAKGAKTRRILVIGDSVGYGFCNDREVLAVDDVFAKQLERACAGSGSPLEVINLCVSGYDTVQEVEFLVRKGLALDPDVVLVAYCLNDDFEASAELNSFQRNPQFALESRIGRHLVLRSHLARVIWLRHAKPEAARAAAAATTTGSRTERGFERLASLARTNGFQPVVVVFPLFEPAASYRWHPQHRRVTELATRFGFPVLDLFESFALASEGDLRRLQGRCSREHPDERGHRVAATEIRTFLAARGLIDAGPGGSGGGSPRVETR, encoded by the coding sequence ATGATGCTGAAGAAGACCGTTCTGGCATGCGTCAGCATCGTGGTCTGCCTGCTGCTCGGGGAACTGGCCGTGCGGCTGCTTCACCTGGCGCCGGGCATCAACCGCATCCGTGTCGACATGGCCCATGGGAGCTTCGAGTCGAGCACGAACAGCGTCCTGCGCTATGTCCCCTCACCTGGCTCGAGCGGCATCAGCTCCTACGGCATCCGCGATCGAGAGTATCCCCGCGCGAAGGGCGCGAAGACGCGACGGATCCTGGTGATCGGCGATTCGGTGGGCTACGGCTTCTGCAACGACCGCGAGGTGCTGGCGGTCGATGATGTCTTCGCCAAGCAGCTCGAACGCGCCTGCGCGGGATCCGGGTCGCCGCTCGAGGTGATCAACCTCTGCGTCTCCGGCTACGATACCGTCCAGGAGGTGGAGTTCCTGGTTCGCAAGGGCCTGGCGCTGGATCCGGATGTGGTGCTGGTTGCGTACTGCCTCAACGATGATTTCGAGGCGTCGGCAGAGCTCAACAGTTTCCAGCGCAATCCGCAGTTCGCCCTCGAGAGCAGGATCGGGCGGCACCTTGTGCTGCGCAGCCACCTTGCCCGTGTGATCTGGCTCCGGCACGCCAAGCCGGAGGCGGCGCGCGCGGCCGCCGCAGCCACCACGACCGGATCGCGAACCGAGCGCGGGTTCGAGCGCCTGGCATCGCTGGCTCGCACGAACGGCTTCCAGCCGGTCGTCGTGGTGTTCCCGCTGTTCGAACCGGCCGCCTCGTACCGCTGGCATCCGCAGCATCGACGCGTCACCGAACTGGCCACGCGTTTCGGGTTCCCGGTCCTGGACCTTTTCGAGTCGTTTGCCCTCGCCAGTGAGGGCGACCTGCGTCGCCTGCAGGGCCGCTGCAGCCGCGAACATCCTGACGAGCGCGGACACCGCGTGGCCGCCACCGAGATCCGGACGTTCCTGGCCGCACGCGGCCTGATCGACGCCGGCCCGGGCGGCAGCGGCGGCGGCTCGCCGCGCGTGGAGACCCGATGA
- a CDS encoding carbamoyltransferase, translating into MNILGLSAFYHDSAACLVQDGRVVAAAQEERFTRRKHDAGFPRQAMRYCLGEGNVGPGQLDAVVFYDKPLTKFVRILESAFAVSPRGLRPFLQAMPVWLRDKLWIPAEIERELRLAGAGRPGRLMFTEHHESHAASAFFASPFESAAILTLDGVGEWATSSLGQGRGNRLRILEEIHYPHSLGLLYSAFTYFTGFKVNSGEYKLMGLAPYGEPRYVQRIYDHLLDLRSDGSFRLNLDYFGYIDGLVMTNDRFARLFDGPPRSGEAEITQREMDLARSIQEVTEEVVLRMARHAHRVTGERHLCLAGGVALNCVANGRVLREGPFADLWIQPASGDAGGAVGAALYAWHMYADGARILDGRDRMAGAFLGPAYTDQEIADWLEHEGHAYRTLADGDLEREVARRIARGEVVGLHQGRMEFGPRALGNRSIVGDARSPGMQSQLNLKIKYRESFRPFAPSVLAERVRECFELGTGSPYMLLVAPVARERWLAPEAADARPANRPTDVVARVNQVRSDIPAVTHVDHSARIQTVHEETNPRYHRIITEFANLTGCPTIINTSFNVRGEPIVCTPEDAYRCFMRTEMDTLVMGNHVLVKSEQAQSAENADWRREFQLD; encoded by the coding sequence GTGAACATCCTCGGCCTGAGCGCCTTCTACCACGACAGCGCCGCGTGCCTTGTCCAGGACGGTCGCGTGGTGGCGGCTGCGCAGGAGGAGCGGTTCACGCGCCGCAAGCATGACGCCGGCTTTCCGCGGCAGGCCATGCGCTATTGCCTCGGTGAAGGCAACGTCGGCCCCGGCCAGCTCGACGCCGTCGTCTTCTATGACAAGCCGCTCACCAAATTCGTGCGGATCCTCGAGAGCGCGTTCGCCGTGTCGCCGCGTGGACTGCGCCCGTTCCTGCAGGCGATGCCGGTCTGGCTGCGGGACAAGCTGTGGATCCCGGCGGAGATCGAGCGTGAACTGCGACTGGCCGGCGCCGGCCGCCCGGGTCGGCTGATGTTCACGGAGCACCACGAATCCCATGCCGCCAGCGCGTTCTTCGCCTCGCCGTTCGAGTCCGCGGCCATCCTCACGCTCGACGGCGTGGGCGAGTGGGCGACGTCGAGCCTGGGCCAGGGACGCGGCAACCGCCTTCGCATCCTCGAGGAAATCCACTACCCCCATTCGCTCGGGCTGCTGTATTCCGCGTTCACGTACTTCACGGGCTTCAAGGTCAACAGCGGCGAGTACAAGCTCATGGGGCTGGCGCCGTACGGCGAACCGCGGTACGTCCAGCGGATCTACGACCATCTCCTCGATCTCCGCTCGGACGGCAGCTTCCGCCTGAACCTGGACTACTTCGGCTACATCGACGGCCTGGTCATGACCAACGACCGTTTTGCCCGACTGTTCGACGGGCCGCCGCGCTCGGGTGAGGCGGAGATCACGCAAAGGGAAATGGACCTTGCGCGCTCGATCCAGGAAGTCACCGAAGAGGTCGTTCTGCGCATGGCTCGCCACGCGCACCGGGTGACCGGCGAGCGCCACCTGTGCCTGGCTGGGGGTGTGGCCCTCAATTGCGTGGCGAACGGCAGGGTGCTGCGCGAAGGGCCGTTTGCCGACCTGTGGATCCAGCCGGCAAGCGGCGATGCTGGCGGCGCCGTCGGCGCCGCCCTGTACGCCTGGCACATGTACGCGGACGGCGCGCGGATTCTCGACGGGCGGGACCGCATGGCCGGTGCGTTCCTCGGGCCCGCCTACACCGACCAGGAGATCGCGGACTGGCTCGAGCACGAGGGGCACGCCTACCGGACACTGGCCGACGGCGACCTCGAGCGCGAAGTTGCCCGGCGCATCGCCCGGGGCGAGGTCGTCGGCCTGCACCAGGGGCGCATGGAATTCGGCCCGCGCGCGCTGGGCAACCGCTCCATCGTCGGCGACGCCCGGTCGCCCGGCATGCAGTCGCAGTTGAACCTGAAGATAAAGTACCGCGAGTCGTTCCGGCCGTTCGCGCCGTCGGTGCTGGCGGAGCGGGTCAGGGAGTGCTTCGAACTCGGGACCGGCTCGCCCTACATGTTGCTCGTCGCCCCGGTGGCGCGGGAGAGATGGCTGGCTCCGGAGGCAGCGGACGCTCGGCCTGCGAACCGGCCAACCGACGTCGTGGCCCGCGTCAACCAGGTGCGATCCGACATCCCGGCCGTGACCCACGTCGATCATTCGGCGCGCATCCAGACCGTTCATGAAGAGACGAACCCACGCTACCACCGCATCATCACCGAATTCGCGAACCTCACCGGCTGTCCGACGATCATCAACACGAGCTTCAATGTCCGCGGCGAACCGATCGTCTGCACGCCCGAGGACGCCTATCGCTGCTTCATGCGGACCGAGATGGACACGCTCGTCATGGGCAATCACGTGCTGGTGAAGTCCGAACAGGCGCAATCCGCGGAAAACGCCGATTGGCGCCGCGAGTTCCAACTGGACTGA